From Synoicihabitans lomoniglobus, the proteins below share one genomic window:
- the gyrB gene encoding DNA topoisomerase (ATP-hydrolyzing) subunit B: MSDTPDPVPPPENKAISGSYDSSKLGKLEGLEAVRKKPGMYIGGTDERALHHCVSEVLDNSVDEHLAGHCHKIDVAIHVDGSISIRDDGRGIPVDIHPQYGIPGVEMVLTTLHSGGKYGQGGYKFSGGTHGVGAKCVNAVSEWFEVEVSRNGEVHHMKFERGKTVKKLAVIGKARGTGTYVTFKPDPEIFRETTVFIGDRIAQRLRELAFLNSGLQINFVDERPAVPKPVTFLYKNGVVEFVRQLNEGKQVVHPDPVRITKQTELMIDDKPNEIHVEVVLQYNDSFNDQVLCYTNTVHNPDGGTHLSGFRSALTRAINQFSRANKLLKDKDPQITGDDVREGLAAVISIKHSDPKFESQTKVKLLSPEVESTVGSSSYEGLMQYFETNPQVAKRLIDKSLNAARAREAARKARETIRKGALSSGGLPGKLADCSERDPAVAELYIVEGDSAGGSAKQGRDRRYQAILPLRGKLINSEKARLDKVLSNEEIRTLITAIGTGIGFADDAGGFNVDKARYHRIIIMTDADVDGSHIRTLLLTFLYRQMKGLIERGYVYIAQPPLYRIKRKRREQYIDNDEQLNRILLELGSEDVTFTRLADNHTFTGEQIDSIVEHLAALEKIGAGVTRYGASITEYLDRHDPETLALPRYIARIREGNNESHEFLRDEDERAEFNRNQGLDADLDTEETAEGEEPAAPVASSTTSIGLSGKSGALTRRVTLHEIFESTEMTKLLQAIRKAGLEIKRFHPTEEPRYTVTENTGQKGEAVTELHAPLEVLSHIRTLGRKGLSIQRYKGLGEMNPKQLFETTMDPDKRRLLKVNIADAAKADALFTLLMGDEVPPRRQFIEDNALNVSYLDV; this comes from the coding sequence ATGTCCGACACACCTGATCCGGTTCCTCCTCCCGAAAACAAAGCCATCTCCGGCTCCTACGACTCCTCCAAACTCGGCAAGCTCGAAGGCCTCGAGGCCGTGCGCAAGAAGCCCGGCATGTATATCGGCGGCACCGATGAGCGTGCGCTGCATCACTGCGTTTCCGAGGTTTTGGATAATTCGGTCGACGAACATCTCGCCGGCCATTGCCACAAGATCGACGTCGCCATCCACGTCGACGGCTCCATCTCGATCCGCGATGACGGCCGCGGCATCCCGGTGGACATTCATCCCCAATACGGCATTCCCGGCGTCGAGATGGTGCTCACCACCCTCCACTCCGGCGGTAAATACGGCCAGGGCGGCTACAAATTCTCCGGCGGCACCCACGGCGTCGGAGCCAAGTGCGTGAACGCCGTTTCCGAATGGTTCGAGGTCGAGGTCTCCCGCAATGGCGAGGTCCACCACATGAAGTTCGAGCGCGGCAAAACGGTGAAAAAACTCGCCGTCATCGGCAAAGCTCGCGGCACCGGCACCTACGTTACGTTCAAACCCGACCCCGAGATTTTCCGCGAAACCACCGTTTTCATCGGCGACCGCATCGCCCAACGCCTGCGCGAACTCGCCTTCCTCAACTCGGGCCTGCAGATCAACTTCGTCGACGAGCGCCCGGCCGTGCCGAAGCCCGTCACCTTCCTCTACAAGAATGGGGTGGTCGAATTCGTCCGCCAGCTCAACGAGGGCAAGCAGGTCGTTCATCCCGATCCCGTCCGCATCACCAAGCAGACGGAGCTCATGATCGACGACAAACCCAACGAGATCCACGTCGAGGTCGTTCTCCAATACAACGACTCCTTCAACGATCAGGTGCTCTGTTACACCAACACCGTCCACAACCCCGACGGCGGCACCCACCTTTCCGGTTTCCGCAGTGCCCTCACCCGCGCCATCAACCAGTTCTCCCGCGCCAACAAGCTGCTCAAGGACAAGGACCCGCAAATCACCGGCGACGACGTGCGCGAAGGCCTCGCCGCCGTTATCTCGATCAAGCACTCCGATCCCAAGTTCGAGTCCCAGACCAAGGTCAAACTGCTCTCCCCCGAGGTTGAAAGCACCGTCGGTTCCTCGTCCTACGAGGGGCTCATGCAATATTTCGAGACCAACCCGCAGGTGGCCAAGCGCCTCATCGACAAATCTCTCAACGCCGCCCGCGCCCGCGAGGCCGCCCGCAAGGCCCGCGAAACCATCCGTAAGGGCGCCCTCTCCTCCGGCGGTCTGCCCGGCAAACTCGCCGACTGCTCCGAACGCGATCCCGCCGTCGCCGAGCTCTACATCGTCGAGGGTGATTCCGCCGGTGGTTCCGCCAAGCAGGGCCGCGATCGCCGTTACCAGGCCATCCTCCCGCTCCGAGGCAAGTTGATCAACTCCGAGAAGGCCCGCCTCGACAAGGTGCTCTCCAACGAGGAAATCCGCACCCTCATCACCGCCATCGGCACCGGCATCGGTTTCGCCGATGACGCCGGCGGCTTCAACGTCGATAAGGCCCGCTACCACCGCATCATCATCATGACCGATGCGGACGTCGACGGCTCCCATATCCGGACCCTCCTGCTCACCTTCCTCTATCGCCAGATGAAGGGCCTCATCGAGCGCGGCTACGTCTACATCGCCCAACCGCCGCTCTACCGCATCAAGCGCAAGCGCCGGGAGCAATATATCGACAACGACGAGCAGCTGAACCGCATCCTGCTCGAACTCGGTTCCGAAGACGTCACCTTCACGCGCCTCGCCGACAACCACACCTTCACCGGCGAACAGATCGACAGCATCGTCGAACACCTCGCCGCCCTCGAAAAGATCGGGGCCGGCGTCACCCGCTACGGCGCCTCGATCACCGAATACCTCGACCGCCACGATCCCGAAACCCTCGCCCTGCCCCGCTACATCGCCCGCATTCGCGAAGGCAACAACGAGTCCCATGAGTTCCTGCGCGACGAAGACGAGCGCGCCGAATTCAACCGCAATCAAGGCCTCGACGCCGATCTCGACACCGAAGAAACCGCCGAGGGCGAAGAGCCGGCCGCCCCCGTCGCCAGCAGCACCACCTCGATCGGTCTCTCCGGCAAGTCCGGCGCCCTCACGCGCCGCGTCACGCTGCACGAAATCTTCGAGTCCACCGAAATGACGAAGCTCCTTCAGGCCATCCGCAAGGCCGGCCTTGAGATCAAACGGTTCCATCCGACCGAAGAACCGCGCTACACCGTCACCGAAAACACCGGCCAAAAAGGCGAAGCCGTCACCGAACTGCACGCCCCGCTCGAAGTGCTCTCACACATTCGCACGCTCGGCCGCAAGGGCCTCTCCATTCAACGCTACAAGGGGTTGGGGGAAATGAACCCCAAGCAGCTCTTCGAGACCACCATGGACCCCGACAAACGCCGCCTCCTCAAGGTCAACATCGCCGACGCCGCCAAAGCCGACGCCCTGTTCACCCTGCTCATGGGCGACGAAGTCCCCCCGCGCCGCCAGTTCATCGAAGACAACGCCCTCAACGTCTCCTACCTGGACGTGTAA
- a CDS encoding RrF2 family transcriptional regulator — translation MKLSVKVDYACRVLAQLARSYGRDELAHIESLAKAEGVPANYLVQILSELRNGGLISSKRGKQGGYALARPPEEVTLFDIVRLIEGDVLELNGSGEGFSGAKVDTVWRSVRETLEEKCRSCTLDMMVNTSSEEMYYI, via the coding sequence GTGAAGTTATCGGTCAAAGTAGACTATGCCTGTCGGGTTTTGGCGCAATTGGCGCGCTCGTATGGCCGCGACGAGTTGGCTCACATCGAGTCGTTGGCCAAGGCGGAGGGCGTGCCGGCCAATTATCTGGTGCAAATCCTCAGCGAGCTGCGCAACGGCGGCCTGATCTCCAGCAAGCGGGGCAAACAGGGCGGTTACGCGTTGGCCCGTCCGCCGGAGGAGGTCACGCTCTTCGACATCGTGCGGTTGATCGAAGGCGACGTGTTGGAACTGAATGGTTCGGGCGAAGGCTTCAGCGGGGCCAAGGTCGACACGGTATGGCGGTCCGTGCGGGAGACTTTGGAAGAGAAATGTCGCTCCTGCACCCTGGATATGATGGTCAATACCAGCTCGGAGGAGATGTATTACATATAG
- a CDS encoding zinc ribbon domain-containing protein translates to MRHPAIEPLLILQDREQSRRALQQQLDMIPGDVARVQAKIDAEKQAIDAAKNEWRELESKKKLLETEIGSAEEKLAKYRTQQSLVKKNDEYQALGHEIETMSAKVSGMEEQELEIMYAIDAAKSRFAAAETELKTNIADHESKLATLAQRKTSLASELAAAEGEVSTAREPISEKFLRVFDRIAERQFPACAAVVGGNCGGCHLKVSGENESVARKGEELATCDQCGRIIWWETS, encoded by the coding sequence ATGCGACACCCTGCCATTGAACCCCTGTTGATCCTCCAAGACCGCGAGCAGAGCCGACGCGCTTTGCAGCAGCAACTGGACATGATTCCCGGGGATGTGGCGCGGGTGCAGGCCAAAATCGATGCGGAGAAGCAAGCGATCGACGCGGCTAAAAACGAATGGCGGGAACTCGAATCCAAAAAGAAGTTACTCGAGACGGAAATCGGATCGGCCGAGGAGAAACTCGCCAAATACCGCACGCAGCAGTCGTTGGTGAAAAAGAACGACGAGTATCAAGCGCTGGGTCACGAGATCGAGACCATGAGCGCTAAAGTGAGTGGCATGGAGGAGCAGGAGCTTGAGATCATGTATGCCATTGATGCGGCCAAGAGTCGCTTCGCGGCGGCCGAGACAGAGCTGAAGACCAACATCGCCGATCACGAATCCAAGCTCGCCACGCTGGCCCAGCGCAAAACGAGTCTGGCGAGCGAACTCGCTGCGGCGGAGGGCGAAGTGAGCACGGCCCGGGAGCCGATCAGCGAAAAGTTTTTACGCGTTTTCGATCGCATTGCGGAGCGCCAGTTTCCGGCCTGCGCGGCCGTGGTGGGCGGCAACTGTGGAGGGTGTCATCTTAAAGTGTCCGGCGAAAACGAGTCGGTGGCGCGCAAAGGCGAGGAATTGGCCACCTGCGACCAATGTGGGCGCATCATTTGGTGGGAAACGTCCTGA